The proteins below come from a single Microbacterium sp. SLBN-154 genomic window:
- a CDS encoding APC family permease has translation MPSDDTASTSPASAKTMMPAQEGSKLRRAITGPMLFLFVLGDVLGAGIYALMGVLALEVGGATWIPLAVALGLALLTAGSYAELVTKYPRAGGSAYFAEKAYKKPVVSFLVGFSMLAAGVVSVAGLSLAFAGDYLSAFVPIAPPVAAIGLIAVLALVNMWGIRESMTGNIVMTIIEVSGLVLIVVAVGLMLGGGGGDLSRIGEFPAGVNPALATLAAAIIAYYSFVGFETSANVAEELKNPSRSYPIALLGSLAVAGIVYVLVAMASAAALPADELAASSGPLLAVFEATGVPLPAVIFSIIALIAIANGALLTSIMSSRLAYGMADRSLLPRALARVLPGRKTPWVAIVVTAAIAAMLTLLGDLATLAETVVLLLLIVFISTNVAVLVLRRDRVEHRHFRVWTWVPVAGVLSCILLLTQQSARVWLFGAIALAVGLALYGVMRAVGARAAVDEDER, from the coding sequence ATGCCCTCCGACGACACCGCCTCAACGTCCCCTGCCTCCGCGAAAACCATGATGCCTGCGCAGGAGGGGTCGAAGCTGCGCCGCGCCATCACCGGTCCGATGCTGTTCCTGTTCGTGCTCGGCGACGTGCTGGGCGCAGGCATCTACGCGCTGATGGGCGTGCTCGCCCTCGAGGTGGGCGGCGCCACGTGGATTCCGCTGGCGGTCGCCCTCGGGCTCGCCCTCCTGACCGCGGGGTCGTACGCCGAGCTCGTCACCAAGTACCCGCGCGCGGGCGGGTCGGCCTACTTCGCCGAAAAGGCCTACAAGAAGCCCGTGGTGTCGTTCCTCGTCGGCTTCAGCATGCTGGCCGCCGGCGTCGTGAGCGTCGCAGGCCTGTCACTCGCCTTCGCCGGCGACTACCTCTCGGCATTCGTGCCGATCGCGCCGCCGGTCGCCGCGATCGGTCTCATCGCGGTGCTGGCGCTGGTGAACATGTGGGGCATCCGCGAGTCGATGACCGGGAACATTGTGATGACGATCATCGAGGTGTCGGGGCTCGTGCTCATCGTCGTCGCCGTCGGCCTCATGCTCGGCGGCGGGGGAGGCGACCTCTCGCGCATCGGCGAGTTCCCGGCCGGCGTGAACCCGGCGCTCGCGACCCTCGCTGCGGCGATCATCGCTTACTACTCCTTCGTCGGATTCGAGACGTCGGCGAACGTCGCCGAAGAGCTGAAGAATCCGTCGCGGTCGTACCCGATCGCCCTCCTCGGCTCGCTCGCCGTCGCCGGCATCGTCTACGTGCTCGTGGCGATGGCGAGTGCCGCTGCGCTTCCTGCGGACGAGCTCGCCGCGTCATCCGGTCCGCTGCTGGCGGTGTTCGAGGCGACGGGCGTGCCGCTCCCGGCCGTGATCTTCAGCATCATCGCGCTCATCGCCATCGCCAACGGGGCGCTTCTGACCTCGATCATGTCGAGTCGTCTCGCGTACGGGATGGCCGACCGCAGCCTGCTGCCCCGCGCGCTCGCGCGCGTGCTGCCCGGACGGAAGACCCCGTGGGTCGCCATCGTCGTCACGGCGGCGATCGCCGCGATGCTCACCCTGCTCGGCGATCTCGCCACGCTCGCCGAGACGGTGGTGCTGCTGCTCCTCATCGTGTTCATCTCGACTAACGTCGCCGTGCTCGTGCTGCGCCGAGACCGGGTGGAGCACCGTCACTTCCGCGTGTGGACGTGGGTCCCCGTCGCCGGGGTGCTCTCGTGCATCCTGCTCCTCACCCAGCAGAGCGCCCGGGTGTGGCTCTTCGGCGCCATCGCGCTGGCGGTCGGGCTGGCGTTGTACGGGGTGATGCGAGCGGTGGGGGCGCGGGCTGCCGTCGACGAAGACGAGCGCTGA
- the rplM gene encoding 50S ribosomal protein L13: MTRTFTPKAGEIQRDWLVIDATDVVLGRLASHAAALLRGKHKASFANHLDSGDFVIIVNADKVALTGNKREQKMAYRHSGYPGGLKAVTYTELLEKNPVRAVEKAVRGMLPKNSLGRAQLSKLKVYTGAEHPHAAQQPKTYTFDQVAQ; encoded by the coding sequence GTGACGCGTACTTTCACTCCCAAGGCTGGCGAGATCCAGCGCGACTGGCTGGTCATCGACGCCACTGACGTCGTTCTCGGCCGCCTCGCCTCGCACGCCGCCGCGCTCCTGCGTGGAAAGCACAAGGCGAGCTTCGCCAACCACCTCGACTCCGGTGACTTCGTCATCATCGTCAACGCCGACAAGGTCGCCCTCACGGGCAACAAGCGCGAGCAGAAGATGGCCTACCGTCACTCGGGTTACCCGGGCGGTCTGAAGGCCGTCACCTACACCGAGCTTCTCGAGAAGAACCCGGTCCGCGCGGTGGAGAAGGCCGTTCGCGGCATGCTCCCCAAGAACAGCCTCGGCCGTGCCCAGCTGTCCAAGCTCAAGGTGTACACCGGTGCCGAGCACCCGCACGCCGCGCAGCAGCCCAAGACGTACACCTTCGACCAGGTCGCCCAGTAA
- a CDS encoding Ppx/GppA phosphatase family protein has protein sequence MRLGVLDIGSNTVHLLVADVQPGGRPLGTTSRRTVLRLMRYLAPDGSITEEGVTALVDAVAEARQVAADEKVEELLATATSAVREATNGPEVIARLESALGAPLQVLGGEAEARYTFLAVRRWFGWSAGQILLFDIGGGSLEIAAGSDELPEAAASVPLGAGRMTVQFMPDDPPGEDAVERLRAHAKATLEPVIGRFRSLDRPDHVVGSSKAIRSLAKLAGYPSPGWTGSERMLLPRAALASWIPRLARIPATARQELPGITADRTFQIVAAAVVLDTAMTMLKIDELEISPWALREGVLLRYIESLSWSTAPSGAGV, from the coding sequence GTGCGCCTCGGAGTCCTCGACATCGGCTCGAACACCGTCCACCTGCTCGTCGCCGATGTGCAGCCCGGCGGGCGCCCGCTCGGTACGACGAGCCGGCGCACGGTGCTGCGCCTCATGCGCTACCTCGCCCCCGACGGCTCGATCACCGAGGAGGGCGTGACCGCGCTCGTCGACGCCGTCGCCGAGGCACGCCAGGTCGCCGCTGACGAGAAGGTCGAGGAGCTCCTGGCCACCGCCACCTCCGCCGTGCGCGAGGCGACGAACGGTCCCGAGGTCATCGCGCGCCTGGAGTCCGCGCTCGGCGCGCCGCTGCAGGTGCTCGGCGGTGAGGCCGAGGCCCGCTACACCTTCCTCGCCGTCCGGCGCTGGTTCGGCTGGTCGGCCGGTCAGATCCTGCTGTTCGACATCGGCGGCGGTTCGCTCGAGATCGCGGCCGGGTCCGACGAACTGCCCGAGGCCGCGGCATCCGTCCCTCTGGGTGCCGGACGCATGACGGTGCAGTTCATGCCCGACGACCCGCCCGGCGAGGATGCCGTCGAGCGCCTGCGCGCCCATGCGAAGGCGACCCTCGAGCCGGTGATCGGCCGCTTCCGCTCCCTCGACAGACCCGATCACGTGGTGGGGTCGTCCAAGGCGATCCGCTCGCTGGCGAAGCTCGCCGGCTACCCCTCCCCGGGCTGGACCGGGAGCGAACGGATGCTGCTCCCCCGCGCCGCACTGGCGTCGTGGATCCCACGGCTCGCCCGCATCCCCGCAACCGCGCGCCAGGAGCTCCCCGGCATCACTGCCGACCGCACCTTCCAGATTGTCGCGGCCGCCGTGGTGCTCGACACCGCGATGACGATGTTGAAGATCGATGAGCTCGAGATCTCGCCCTGGGCCCTCCGCGAGGGCGTGCTGCTGCGCTACATCGAGTCGCTGTCGTGGAGCACGGCGCCCTCCGGCGCCGGCGTCTGA
- the rpsI gene encoding 30S ribosomal protein S9 produces the protein MAKISDSIDTDSNFSTETPVDTDAAAVERPVLSVPGSAVGRRKQAIARVRLIPGSGTITVNGRTFEDYFPNKLHQQLITDPFTVLNLTGAYDVIVRISGGGPSGQAGALRLGIARALNEIDAENNRPTLKKAGFLSRDARVIERKKAGLKKARKAPQYSKR, from the coding sequence GTGGCGAAGATCTCCGACTCCATCGACACCGACTCCAACTTCTCGACCGAGACCCCGGTCGACACCGACGCCGCAGCCGTCGAGCGCCCCGTGCTCTCGGTCCCCGGCTCGGCCGTGGGCCGCCGCAAGCAGGCCATCGCCCGCGTGCGCCTCATCCCGGGCTCCGGCACCATCACGGTCAACGGCCGCACGTTCGAGGACTACTTCCCGAACAAGCTCCACCAGCAGCTGATCACCGACCCCTTCACGGTGCTGAACCTCACCGGCGCGTACGACGTCATCGTCCGCATCTCGGGTGGCGGCCCCTCGGGCCAGGCCGGCGCGCTGCGCCTCGGCATCGCTCGTGCGCTCAACGAGATCGACGCCGAGAACAACCGCCCGACCCTGAAGAAGGCCGGCTTCCTCTCGCGCGACGCCCGCGTCATCGAGCGCAAGAAGGCGGGTCTGAAGAAGGCCCGCAAGGCTCCGCAGTACTCCAAGCGCTGA
- a CDS encoding cupin domain-containing protein has protein sequence MTRHASPRHAVLAMTVAALSLLLGGCAAEAATTSVAVDTPTLSVEVSPEASVVPSVSATDIAAGEIDEPVQVAVAPGAEGVGVTFREITLQPGAGTGEHCHAGQLIAVVKEGALTHYAPTHPDGVRVYEAGEAIIEGAEYVHQGVNEGDIPVVLWVTYVIPEGEPLAETDLANCG, from the coding sequence GTGACCCGACACGCCTCCCCCCGCCACGCTGTCCTCGCGATGACCGTCGCCGCCCTTTCCCTCCTCCTCGGCGGCTGCGCCGCCGAGGCCGCCACCACCTCGGTCGCGGTCGACACACCGACCCTGTCGGTGGAGGTCTCGCCCGAGGCATCCGTCGTCCCCTCCGTCTCGGCGACCGACATCGCCGCCGGAGAGATCGACGAACCGGTGCAGGTGGCCGTCGCACCGGGCGCGGAAGGGGTGGGGGTGACGTTCCGCGAGATCACCCTGCAGCCGGGCGCCGGCACGGGCGAACACTGTCACGCCGGCCAGCTGATCGCGGTGGTCAAGGAGGGCGCGCTCACCCACTACGCCCCCACCCACCCCGACGGTGTGCGCGTCTATGAAGCCGGCGAGGCGATCATCGAGGGCGCCGAGTACGTGCACCAGGGTGTGAACGAGGGCGATATCCCCGTCGTGCTGTGGGTGACGTACGTGATTCCCGAGGGGGAGCCGCTGGCCGAGACCGACCTGGCCAACTGCGGCTGA
- the coaA gene encoding type I pantothenate kinase, with translation MSLDEATTDLALSLYREIARDDWARMAAGIPQPLTETEVVQLRGLGDRLDIAEVSEVYLPLSRLLSLYAQATKRLGAETSAFLGEADTTTPFVIGVAGSVAVGKSTIARLLRELVSRWPGTPRVELVTTDGFLHPNAELERRGLMARKGFPESYDRRALVEFLTDVKSGAVEARAPFYSHVKYDIVPDAHVTVRRPDVVIVEGLNVLQPPPAPNDVAVSDLFDFSIYVDAETEDIESWFVQRFLALRHAAFSDPNSFFRVFAELSDEEAVTTALGYWNDINLPNLEANVLPTRHRATLVLRKAASHAVESVLLRKL, from the coding sequence ATGTCTCTCGACGAAGCGACCACCGACCTGGCACTCTCGCTGTACCGGGAGATCGCCCGCGACGACTGGGCGCGGATGGCTGCGGGGATCCCGCAGCCCCTCACCGAGACCGAGGTCGTGCAGCTGCGCGGGCTCGGCGACCGGCTCGACATCGCCGAGGTCTCCGAGGTGTACCTGCCGCTGTCCCGGCTTCTGTCGCTCTACGCCCAGGCCACCAAGCGCCTCGGCGCCGAGACGAGCGCCTTCCTCGGCGAGGCCGACACCACGACACCGTTCGTCATCGGCGTCGCCGGGTCGGTCGCGGTGGGGAAGTCGACGATCGCACGCCTGCTGCGCGAACTGGTGAGCAGGTGGCCCGGCACGCCACGCGTGGAGCTCGTCACCACCGACGGCTTCCTCCACCCCAACGCCGAGCTGGAGCGCCGCGGGCTCATGGCCCGCAAGGGCTTCCCGGAGTCGTACGACCGGCGCGCGCTCGTGGAGTTCCTCACCGACGTCAAGAGCGGGGCGGTCGAGGCGCGCGCACCGTTCTACTCGCACGTGAAGTACGACATCGTGCCCGACGCGCACGTGACGGTGCGCCGCCCCGACGTCGTGATCGTCGAGGGGTTGAACGTGCTGCAGCCTCCGCCGGCGCCGAACGACGTGGCCGTCAGCGACCTGTTCGACTTCTCGATCTACGTCGATGCCGAGACCGAAGACATCGAGTCATGGTTCGTGCAGCGCTTCCTCGCCCTCCGCCACGCGGCGTTCAGCGATCCGAACTCGTTCTTCCGCGTCTTCGCCGAGCTGAGCGACGAGGAAGCCGTGACCACCGCGCTCGGCTACTGGAACGACATCAACCTGCCGAACCTCGAGGCGAACGTGCTGCCCACCCGGCATCGCGCGACGCTCGTGCTGCGGAAGGCGGCCTCGCACGCCGTGGAGAGCGTGCTGCTGCGGAAGCTCTGA
- the glmM gene encoding phosphoglucosamine mutase yields the protein MPLFGTDGVRGLANGPLTADLALTLAQATAVVLGQGRTAEARRAAGKRLSAVVARDPRVSGEFLSAAVQAGLASSGVDVFDAGVLPTPAAAFLIADIDADFGVMVSASHNPAPDNGIKIFARGGVKLPDVVEQRIESAMEWDKLQPTGAGVGRIRRFADAEDRYVVHLLGSLENRLDGIHVVLDCAHGAASGVSPETFRDAGARVTVIGADPDGLNINDGVGSTHLSQLAAAVRDAGADLGIAHDGDADRCLAVDAEGNVIDGDQIMAILAVAMKQRGALARDTLVATVMSNLGLHRAMADHGIRVLQTAVGDRYVLEAMNEGGYSLGGEQSGHVIMSRFATTGDGLLTGLQLVSEMARTGKSLAELASIMTVYPQILVNVKDVDRSRAADDEGVQAAVAAVAAELGDSGRVLLRPSGTEQLVRVMVEAADEVTARRHAEQLADVVRERLAL from the coding sequence ATGCCGCTCTTTGGCACGGATGGGGTGCGGGGGCTGGCCAACGGCCCCCTCACCGCCGATCTCGCACTCACCCTGGCCCAGGCGACCGCGGTCGTCCTGGGCCAGGGCCGTACCGCCGAGGCGCGTCGCGCCGCCGGCAAGCGTCTTTCCGCCGTGGTCGCCCGCGACCCGCGCGTCTCGGGAGAGTTCCTCTCCGCGGCCGTTCAGGCCGGGCTCGCGTCATCCGGAGTCGACGTGTTCGATGCCGGTGTGCTGCCCACGCCCGCCGCGGCGTTCCTCATCGCCGACATCGACGCCGACTTCGGCGTGATGGTCTCGGCGTCGCACAACCCCGCGCCCGACAACGGCATCAAGATCTTCGCCCGTGGCGGCGTGAAGCTGCCCGACGTCGTCGAGCAGCGCATCGAGTCGGCCATGGAGTGGGACAAGCTTCAGCCGACCGGCGCCGGCGTCGGCCGGATCCGCCGGTTCGCCGACGCCGAGGACCGCTACGTGGTGCACCTCCTGGGCTCGCTCGAGAACCGGCTCGACGGCATCCACGTCGTGCTCGACTGCGCGCACGGCGCGGCCTCGGGGGTCTCGCCCGAGACGTTCCGCGACGCCGGGGCCCGTGTCACCGTCATCGGTGCCGACCCCGACGGACTCAACATCAACGACGGGGTGGGCTCGACCCACCTGTCGCAGCTGGCTGCGGCCGTCCGCGACGCCGGAGCCGACCTCGGCATCGCGCACGACGGCGACGCCGACCGCTGTCTCGCCGTCGACGCCGAGGGCAACGTCATCGACGGCGACCAGATCATGGCGATCCTCGCCGTGGCGATGAAGCAGCGCGGCGCGCTCGCGCGTGACACGCTCGTCGCGACCGTGATGAGCAACCTCGGCCTGCACCGCGCGATGGCCGACCACGGCATCCGCGTGCTTCAGACCGCCGTCGGCGATCGCTACGTGCTGGAGGCGATGAACGAGGGCGGCTACTCGCTCGGCGGAGAGCAGTCGGGCCACGTCATCATGAGCCGTTTCGCCACGACCGGCGACGGTCTCCTCACCGGCCTGCAGCTGGTGTCGGAGATGGCCCGGACGGGGAAGTCCCTCGCCGAGCTCGCGTCGATCATGACGGTCTACCCGCAGATCCTCGTGAACGTGAAGGATGTCGACCGTTCGCGCGCCGCGGACGACGAGGGCGTGCAGGCGGCCGTGGCCGCGGTGGCCGCCGAACTCGGCGACTCGGGCCGCGTGCTCTTGCGCCCGAGCGGCACCGAGCAGCTCGTGCGCGTGATGGTCGAGGCCGCCGACGAGGTGACCGCGCGACGCCACGCCGAACAGCTCGCCGACGTCGTGCGGGAGCGTCTGGCGCTTTAG